Proteins co-encoded in one Nitrospinota bacterium genomic window:
- the thyX gene encoding FAD-dependent thymidylate synthase — translation MSIEAAPQIELLAITPNAERLIEEAGRTCYLSFDKMTDDSSKRFIRMVVKNGHHSVLEHASATFRIKGGSRSFTHQIVRHRVASFSQQSQRYVNEDDFQIVVPPSIKGNSEALAVFNTLIEQARTAYAKLKALDIRKEDARFVLPNAVTSEIVISANFREWRHILEVRLEKGAQWEIRLICEEILKVLAAHAPTVFEDMLTPQG, via the coding sequence GTGAGCATCGAAGCCGCGCCGCAAATAGAGCTGCTGGCGATAACGCCGAATGCCGAACGGCTGATCGAAGAGGCGGGGCGCACCTGCTATCTCTCGTTCGATAAAATGACGGACGATTCCTCCAAGCGGTTCATCCGCATGGTGGTGAAAAACGGCCACCACAGCGTACTGGAGCACGCCAGCGCCACCTTCCGCATCAAGGGGGGATCGCGCAGCTTCACGCATCAGATTGTGCGGCACCGCGTCGCCTCGTTCTCGCAGCAATCGCAGCGATATGTCAACGAGGACGATTTTCAAATCGTCGTTCCGCCGTCCATCAAGGGGAACTCCGAAGCGCTGGCGGTATTCAATACCCTCATCGAGCAGGCCCGGACCGCCTACGCGAAGCTGAAGGCGTTGGACATCCGCAAAGAGGACGCCCGCTTTGTGCTGCCGAACGCCGTCACCAGCGAGATCGTCATCAGCGCCAATTTCCGCGAATGGCGGCACATCCTGGAAGTGCGGCTGGAGAAGGGGGCGCAGTGGGAAATCCGCCTCATTTGCGAAGAGATATTAAAGGTGCTGGCCGCGCACGCTCCCACCGTCTTCGAAGACATGCTCACTCCGCAGGGGTGA
- a CDS encoding NTP transferase domain-containing protein, with amino-acid sequence MQGMILAAGLGERLRPMTNTTPKPLFDISGTTMIRNAIGYLYAHGIRRIAINLHHLGGMIKDDLKTRLPRDLTLWFFEEPVLLGTAGGIKGCEPFLKNDEFIVINSDILANCDLRAVIRAHHEKNALATLVVRPNPSPATIGILEEAPDGRLMRYLGARHPDYAALAAAPAPMMFTGIHVLSPAIFGYIPGGRPVNISVEVYPPLLAAGAPLHTFEYGGYWADIGTPASYQAAQSDINNKLFSPYGIPI; translated from the coding sequence ATGCAAGGCATGATTCTGGCCGCCGGTCTGGGCGAACGGTTGCGCCCCATGACCAACACCACCCCCAAACCGCTGTTCGATATCAGCGGCACCACGATGATACGCAACGCCATCGGCTATCTGTACGCCCACGGCATCCGGCGTATCGCCATCAACCTCCACCACTTGGGCGGAATGATCAAGGACGACCTGAAAACCAGGCTCCCGCGCGACCTCACGCTCTGGTTCTTCGAAGAGCCGGTACTGCTCGGCACCGCCGGGGGGATAAAGGGATGCGAGCCGTTCCTGAAAAACGATGAATTCATAGTGATAAACTCCGACATTCTGGCGAACTGCGACCTGCGCGCCGTCATCCGCGCACATCACGAAAAAAACGCGCTGGCGACGCTGGTGGTGCGCCCCAACCCCTCCCCCGCAACCATCGGCATTTTGGAAGAAGCGCCTGACGGCCGTCTGATGCGCTACCTCGGCGCGCGCCACCCGGACTATGCGGCGCTGGCCGCCGCGCCCGCGCCGATGATGTTCACCGGCATCCACGTCCTCTCCCCCGCCATTTTCGGTTACATTCCGGGTGGCAGACCTGTTAACATCTCGGTTGAAGTTTATCCGCCCCTGTTGGCCGCCGGCGCGCCGCTGCATACATTCGAATACGGCGGCTACTGGGCCGATATCGGCACGCCGGCCAGCTATCAGGCGGCCCAGAGCGACATAAACAACAAACTTTTTTCGCCATATGGGATACCGATATGA